The proteins below are encoded in one region of Bacillus spongiae:
- a CDS encoding adenylyl-sulfate kinase → MIIWINGAFGSGKTTCTYELNKRLQNSFVYDPENIGYFIRKNLPKELYESDFQNHEQWRLFNYKMLKYLSDTYDGIIIAPMTLVNRHYYDEIIGRLIKEGIEVKHYILYAEKKTIEKRLNKRFEWANSWAKSQIDRCIYAFNHDITEEKIITDNKTIDNIVEEIAEKSDLTLASDKRGHLKKFLDRSATFLKHIR, encoded by the coding sequence ATGATTATTTGGATAAATGGAGCGTTTGGCTCGGGAAAAACAACATGTACTTATGAATTAAACAAAAGATTACAAAATTCTTTTGTTTACGACCCTGAAAATATCGGTTATTTTATACGAAAAAATTTACCTAAAGAACTGTATGAATCGGATTTTCAAAACCATGAACAGTGGCGGTTATTCAATTATAAAATGTTAAAATATCTATCAGATACTTATGATGGTATTATTATAGCACCCATGACTTTGGTTAATCGTCATTATTATGATGAAATAATTGGACGACTTATTAAAGAAGGTATTGAGGTAAAACATTACATTCTTTATGCAGAGAAGAAAACAATAGAAAAACGCCTTAACAAACGATTTGAATGGGCTAATTCATGGGCAAAATCACAAATTGACCGGTGTATTTATGCCTTTAATCACGATATTACTGAAGAAAAAATAATAACTGACAATAAAACCATTGACAATATTGTAGAGGAAATAGCCGAAAAAAGTGATTTAACTTTGGCGAGTGACAAAAGAGGCCACTTAAAGAAATTCCTTGATAGATCTGCTACCTTTCTAAAACATATACGGTAA